GCCTTGCGGGGTCGTAGAGCTGGTAACCCTCGTTCGCCTAAGATCGAAAATGCTCTGTCTTTGATTGAGACTGAAAACAGATATATAGTGTGTGTCCCGTGATTTTCTTGTAGTCAGTCTTAAAAATGTCCCAGGAATGCCCAAAAGTCCCTTGTCTTTCTCGATTGGTAAACCCAACCAGCGATTGACAACAAACAAGTCTTTCCTCTTGTTTGGGGGGAGCAGAGCAGTTCAAAAATGAAGCAAAGCAAATGAAGTTAGAAAAACTAAGGTCTGTCTTATCTGATTTCAGGGCACAATTTATAATATACCTCCTTTTGACTATGCTTATTTTGTTTGCAGTCTATTTTATAACACAATGTAACCAGATCTTATTGGAATTGATAGACCGCCCTGATATTGAGTCTGTCAAGATAGGTATGTGGGGCATTGaggttattaaaaaaaaatagccCCCAACCGAATCTTGAGAATGAGAATGTCGGAATTGTGGTCTTTGGTAGTGATACCGCTATAAAAGAAGGAGATCTTGTCAAACGCACTGGATATAACATTTGAATTTCTCAACCATTCCACGTTTCCGAAACGGATCCTAtcaaatattttacttttctatGATCATCTCTATTTTAGGTATTCGGGGAATTCTCCTTAATAGACGAAATATTCCTATTATGTCAATGCCAATTGAATCAATGTTATTAGCTGTGAATTCGAACTTTTTGGTATTTTCCGTTTCTTCGGATGATATGATGGGTCAATCATTTGCTTCATTGGTTTCAACGGTGGCTGCTGCGGAATCAGCTATTGGGTTAGCCATTTTCGTTATAACTTTCCGAGTCCGAGGGACTATTGCTGTAGAATTTATTAATAGCATTCAAGGTTAAACATGACTCCTAGAGAATTACAAAAATACGAAGTTCTCTTTTCTCCTTTCGTTCTCTTCTTTTTGATTTTGACTTGGTTGGCAGGGTCAGGGCCTTTCTCGCTGGGCGAGCGCATCCGATTGATTCTAAAGTCCTTTCCTAAACCACTTCCCGTTCAGTTGCTGAAAGATAGAGAGAACCTTTCTAAATGAGATTGAGTTCCACGAATATGCAAGCTAGAAAGATGCTATTTGCTGCTATTCCATCTATTTGTGCATTTAGTTCAAAGAAGATCTCAATCTATAATGAAGAAATGATAGTAGCTCGTTGTTTTATAGGCTTCATCATATTCAGTCGGAAGAGTTTAGGTAAGACTTTCAAAGTGACTCTCGACGGGAGAATCCAGGCTATTCAGGAAGAATCGCAGCAATTCCCCCATCCTAACGAAGTAGTTCCTCCGGAATCTAATGAACAACAACGATTACTTAGGATCAGTTTGCGAATTTGTGGGACCGTAGTAGAATCATTACCAATGGCACGCTGTGCGCCTAAGTGCGAAAAGACAGTGCAAGCTTTGTTATGCCGAAACCTAAATGTTAAGTCAGCAACACTTCCAAATGCCACTTCCTCCCGTCGCATCCGTCTTCAGGACGATCTAGGCACAAAGTTTAACTTATTAGTTAGGAGGAAATTTTGCCCCCAGTGTATCTCGAAAGCAGAAAAAAATAGAACTCATTCGAGAGAGCTTGGTGGTCTTAAGAATAAATAAGACGAATAGAATCTAATTCATGTTCATGCTAACAGAAGAGCGGATCCAATACAATGtcaataatatattatatgCAACTTCTTTCTCAAAAAGTGCTTGCTGCACTTCTTTCTCATGAAGCTGCTTTGCAAGAAAGGTTTGAGTTCCCTCCGGGGGTTCTGATAGCCAATGCTTCCTACGCTCCACCCTTAGCCCTTAACTCCTTAGCACAAGCACTAAGTAAGCCCAAGGCCTTCAATATCGCACCTACTAGGACTTCATTTTCGTTTTCGAATAGGACTACTTCTTTCTTTTCTGTATGCTAGGGCCGCCCGCACGCTTTAAGGGTTGTTGAAGGTATTGCACTAAGAAAGACTCCTGCCGTTGCTATGCTAAAGGTAAGATTTTCTTTGAAAGCCGCTCAAgcaatttctttaaaaaaagaagAGCAAGCAAGACAAGATAAGGCTCGAAAGCTGCGAAGAAAGTAGAGCAGCTCTAATCGAGCTGTGAAATCGGTGTGGTGAGGTATTGGAAGTGTTCAGCGAATATAGATAAAGACACTAAAAAGAGCACCGTGCTATACTGCTCCATAAGGTAAGGAGGGCTTCCGCAAAACTAGGTAGCTTTCGCTAATGAGAGATGGATGTAACCTTTCAGCCAGCGGGCCTTGATGTCCGAGAGGGAAGGGCAGCCAACCGAGCTCAGAAAGCGAAGCCATCGCCTCCAGTTATTCCAGTGGTTAGGAATCTGAACCGGCTCGGCTCCCTTTTATTGGTCGAGTAGCTTTCCGTGAAATAGCCTTTATCTCATCGCCAATGGCCGGGTGAGGAAGAATGAATTGAATCTTTTGCCCTTCGAGAACTCAAAACGAAACGAAAACAACTGCTTAATGCTTTTAATAGCTTATAGGGGCCCAACTCCGCTAATCCGGACATTCGCTAAGATTCCCTAACCAAAAGAGGGCACTCAAGACCTGGATACTCTAAAACAAGACCACCACTTCCCTTCCCGCAGAAGAGGAAGAACAAGAGTCTGGTTGCGCTTCGGGACGACTTCCCCTACCACTACTGTTAAATAGCGCCCTCTTCTCTTAGTATAGTAAGCTGGCGGGCTTCTCCCAAGAGAATGCCTTCACTCCACTCCCCCTTAAGACGCCTATGGAGAACTAAGGTACCATTAGGAGTATCCTTTCCGAAGGCAGGGGGAGCTCGAAAACAACAAACGCCACTATTAGTACTTCCTCAGAGCGATTGAACTAGCCTTTTGACTAAATAGATATGGGCATAGAGAGGGAATCCTGAACTACAGGAAAAAGGGAGAGCTACTTGCCAGCAGAAGTAAAGAAGAAGAGGCACCCCCTTCCGGAGAGTGATACTTAAAGATGACTCCGTCAGAGTTAGCAAAATAGGAAGTTCTCTTTGACTGCTTCCCGGACTTCGGGGACCTTTTGGCCCTCCGCTGGAGCTGCCTTTCGTAGCTCTAGATTCTCCTCTACTCTAGAAGCTCGTCCGTTCTTTTGTCCAAGCCGGAGGGCGCAGATGGTGCGTGCGGGTCGTCCTGAGAAGACTTCCCCATCATCCAATTCATTGAGGAATCCCGGCGAAGATAAGAAAAGATGGGGCGGGGTAGGAGTTCTCTTTCCCCCAGACTACTTTACTCACTGGAAATCATTCCACGTACAGGAACTGGGTTAACAAAAGGGGCTCGAACTACAGGGATCTGATACCTTCTTCCCTTGGTCTGGGAGGTAGGTTATGTAGGCGTACAGCAGTGCGTGCCGCTGGTGTATTCGATCACGAATGGGCCAAAGAATCGATTATATAAAACCACGACTTTCTTTTCCTGCTCGGTCGGAGATAGCTGCTACTTACCTACGACTACTCGGCGGTCTCAGAGACCAAACTGATCCACCTACCTTATCTATTTTTTGATACCTAGCTCACGAGAACAGAGGCCGAGTCTCTAGAAGCTAATCCGGGGATAGCCCTTTGGCTTTGGGCACCTTTTCCCAACTTACAACAGTACAAGGAAGGCGGATCCTAGGTATAGCCTAACAAACCCGACACCTACTTTATATATTACCAGAAAAGAAAGAGTGCTTGGTCCCAGATAGCTGAACTGCCCGGCTAGGCACGATCGCAGACAGACACAAATGGGGCGCTTGAGGAAGCCGCTTGCCTTAGTGAGCTCGAAAAACAGGAAGGGGAGGAACGAAGTTGCTAGAGTGTAACGATTCGTTTCAAATGAGTGTAACATAGTGAAACTCATTTCGTCTAACTACGTTCAACTCATTCAGAGGTACGAAGTGACTCGACTGAAAGGAAAACTTTCATATCAAGGGGCTTAGCTCTATCGAACGGTTATCACAGCTTATTCTCAATTTCAATTCGTAGCCTCAAGCATCGATACTGAAGAAAGAATAGATAGAACGAAAGAAGCGAGGGTGCTTGCAGTTTCATAAAACGTAGCGTAGCGTTTGTTGATTGGGGAGATATGTCAGAGGATCCATCGTAAGGGTACCTTTCAGGACGTCTTACGAACCTTTCTCTATCTTCAATCGCTTCAATAATCGAGTGCGTGCCGTGCTGGTATACTGACTCTTCTCTCGAAAGACCCGGCCTTCCTTAGGTCAATCAATCAGGTTAATCCTTCCCAACTTTGTTTTGAATCCCTTATGCCAGTTCAGCCCAGGAGTTGGCCTTGGTTTGAAAGATCATCTGTCCAAATCCATCCAGGATCTTGGGTGAGGACATTCCATCCTCACGCACTTGTGGCTGAGCATATAGCAGAGACAAAATGATATAGCTATATCGCAACGCTGTAAGTGTGTAATTAGGCACTTATACAGGTtgatatagtatatatatatacatatattaacGTCAAAATTCTGATATTTTCTCTCTAGGGTAATACTCAAGAGTTGATGTTGGTATGTATACtgtatagaaaacataaaaaacctAATCATAGGCATTCCTTACCTCTGTGTGTGATATGATGCCGATCATAATCCCTCTTTGCAAGAAAGGGGCTAGGCAGGTTCAGAATGAGAATCTTCTACACCTGTAGTTTAGCAATCAATAGAAGGCTTAGCTTGAAGCATGGCTTGCCGTTTCAATAAGGATAGATCTAATTGATAAAGCCGCTCGACCTATTTATTGAAACTATGTGTCAAGGGTTTGAATCGAATGACTGATCCTTGTTGGGACTCCTACTTTCTTTTGAAAGGAGTGGAGCGAAAGTCTTTTCAGCAAGTGGAGGAAACAGGAGAAAGATGAACCAATGCCTTGTTGAGGGAAGGAAGCGTACTTTGTGTGCAGTCAGGCTTGAGATCACACTAGGAAGATAGTAGAATCAGCAGTCTCAGTAGTTTAAGAAATAGGGCCGGAAGCCACTTTAGTTTCAAGACCAATTGCTTACTCAAGAATCAGACCGACGAAAGCTGCCTCTTAAACGAACAAGAACGAAAGAGGTTTCGAGTTGATCAGAATTACCTAACCAATTATAGGACCCTTTCACATTTTACAACAGTCAATTCCAACTCCTCCTCTTTTTATCGGGAGGAAAATAGTTTTTGCATGGATATGTCTCCCTGAGAAAGCATGCCGTATCCTACCCCCTAAATGGATAATGGATATAGGGCGTATGTTTCACCAGCGCTGAAGGTTGTCGGTGCCATAGAGCTAGACCTGTGAGCAACTACGCTTTCCAGATAAGGATGGAGCCGGCTGTCATCACTCACCATTTACTTAGCTAGAACACAACTTCCATCATAATTGATTCTACCTATTTCTAAAGGATTCCATCCAGCCACAGGTTTCCCTATGGCTACCCTCTCTCATGAAAGAGCACTTTTTGGTCCATGTCTCTCGAGAGCAAGTATGGCAGAAGAGTACGAAATGAGTGTAACTCAGTGTAACGATTCGTTTCACATAGTTACACTCATTACAACGATTAGCTAATGAGGCTCTGGATTGGTTCGAAGATGCTATTGGTATATGGCCACTATCACTTCGGCCTATGAAGGAATACCTTTATATACAGGTAGGTTGTTTCAGCAATTTCCTGGAGCCGGTAAACGCCGGATCTTTGCTATATGTAATTACATGAAGCAAAGACTGCTCAATCCAGTCCATGATTGGGCAATGAGTGTGTTGCGGACCATTCCAATGGATGGTGCTGGTGACCAAGAGAGACCTATTAACAGGCTGCGCGTAAAAGAACCACGTGATACATATTTATTGTTTTGATCTGAAAAGCGCTACCGATCGGTGGCCCTTATAAGTGATATACACTGTGTTTTCACTATTCTTTGGTCCTACTTACGCGTCAGCTGTTGTCAATAGTGCTCTTGGTCTTAATACTTTTCTTTTAGATTATCCTATAACTAAGAGAAGGTACGAAGTATCATTTCTGGCTGGTCAGCCACTCGGCTATTACGGCTCCTGGGCGCTGTTCTCCCTATCCCATCACTTTGTGATGTGGCTAGCGGCTAAAATGGCGTACCCGAACAGGGTGACCCCATTTAAGGACTACGCTATCCTCGGTGATGATGTTCTCATCACTGATGGTAACGTTGCGTCGCATTACCGGGAGATCCTTAGTAAGCTGGGCGTTCAGATATCTGGATATCTGATAGTAAGTCAATTACATCACATACTGGATGCATTGAGTTTGCTAAGCGATTTAGGGTGAAAGGAATGCAGGTCGATTTGACCCCTATTTCCGTAAGGGCCCTAACCGGAGTGAACAGCTCAATTGGTCTGTGTGTCGTAGGTGAAAAGTACAACGTTTCTAGTATGAACGTTTTACAAAGACTTGCGGGCGCAGGCTATAGAGTCCGTTCACGCCTAATGTCCACCCAAAGTCAACGATGGGAAAGGATAAAGGCTGTGCGACGTAAGGTACAGTATCAAAGAATGCGATTACCCATAGATCTGTGGTTAGGAAGAGGAATGCCTCTCAACCCTGGGTAGGATGATCGCATATCTCCGGAGGGAGATGAAGCCTAAGGAGTTACGTATAGCTCCCGACGAGCTTTTCTTTGATTTGATGGCCAGATTGAATTTAACGAGAGAACTGTGCTCCGTAACTGGATGTCTCAGTGGCTTAAGTGGGTTCACTGGTACTATGCTGTTGCTATGTCCGAGAATGTGACCTTAGAGGATTTCCTGCAGGCGCCTATATGCGCGACTACATGGAAAAGACTCAACGAGCGGAAGGTCTCGTTATGTTCGGACACATGTGGAAGCTATATGATATGGCAGCCGGGTGGTCGACGTCAACAACACCTCCTTACGTGTTTGACCCGGCCACTCAGTTGGAATTTCCTTTTTGGTTACTCTGGTGCTGACTTCCTACTATCTCCTGTGGTCTTATCACCCCGGGAGAATGTTGGACGCAAGAATATCAGTGAAACTCATTGGGAACAATTGAGAAGGATCTTAGCTCCCGGTGACCGGCTTTGCGGGACCGCCATATGGCCTTTTTTTCCTAGGTGCTCATTTTGTATGGGCTGTTTCTATTCAGTGGACGTGGTTATTGGCAAGAACTTATGAATCCATCGTTTGGGCTCATAATAAATTCAAAGTTGCTCCTGCTACTCAGCCGAGAGCCTTGAGCATTGTACAAGGACGTGCTGTAGGAGTAACCCATTACCTTCTGGGTGGAATTGCCACAACATGGGCGTTCTTCTTAGCAAGAATTATTGCAGTAGGATAATGGCTAGGAGGATTTGAAAGGCATTATGGCATTAAGATTTCCAAGGGTTAGCTCAGGACCCTACTACTCGTTTTGGTATTGCTACCGCACATGACTTCGAAAGTCATGATGATATTACTGAGGAACGTCTTTATCAGAATATTTTTGTCGGTCAATTAGCAATAATTTTTCTGTGGACTTCCGGAAATCTCTTTCATGTAGCTTGGCAAGGAAATTTGGAATCGTGGGTACAGGACCCTTTACACGTAAGACCTATTGCTCATGCAATTTGGTCAACCGGCCGTGGAAGCTTTTACTCGGGGGGCGCTCTTGGCCCAGTGAATATCGCTTATTCTGGTGTTGGTATACAATCGGTTTACGCACTAATGAAGATCTTTATACTGGAgctctttttctattatttcttTCGGCCATATCCAACATAGCAGGTTGGCTACACTTACAACCGAAATGGAAACCGAGCGTTTCATGGTTCAAAAACGCCGAATCTCGTCTGAATCATCATTTGTCAGGACTCCTTGGCTTGGACAGGACATTTAGTACACGTCGCTATTCCTGCATCCAGAGGGGAGTCCGTTCGATGGAATAATTTCTTAGATGTATTACCGCATCCCCAAGGGTTAGGCCCACTTTTTACAGGTCAGTGGAATCTTTATGCTCAAAACCCTGATTCAAGTAGTCACTTATTTGGGACCTCCCAAGGATCAGGAACTGCCATTCTAACTCTTCTTGGGTCCACAAACACAAAGTTTATGGCTGACTTATATTGCTCACCATCATTTAGCTATtgcatttatttttcttgttgcTGGTCATATGTATAGAACAAATTTCGGGATTGGACACAGTATCAAGGATCTTTTAGATGCACATATTCCTCCGGGAGGGCGATTGGGGCGTGGGCATAAGGGTCTTTATGATACAATCAATAATTCGCTtcattttcaattaggtcttgCTCTAGCTTCTTTAGGGGTTATTACCTCCTTGGTAGCTCAACACATGTACTCTTTACCTGCTTATGCATTCATAGCACAAGACTTTACTACTCAAGCTGCATTGTATACTCATCATCAATATATCGCCGGATTCATCATGACAGGAGCTTTTGCTCATGGAGCTATCTTTTTCATTAGAGATTACAACCCGGAGCAAAATGAAGATAATGTATTGGCAAGAATGTTAGACCATAAGGAAGCTATCATATCTCATTTAAGTTGGGCCAGCCTCTTTCTGGGCTTCCATACCTTGGGACTTTATGTTCATAATGATGTCATGCTTGCTTTTGGTACTCCGGAAAAGCAAATTTTGATCGAACCCATTACCATTGAGCAAATATGGGTTCGATGTACTTTTATCTTCAACGAGCGGCCCGGCATTCAATGCGGGTCGAAGCATCTGGTTGCCCGGTTGGTTAAATGCTGTTAATGAAAATActaattcattatttttaacaaTAGGTCCTGGAGACTTTTTGGTTCATCATGCTATTGCTCTGGGTTTACATACAACTACATTGATCTTAGTAAAAGGTGCTTTAGATGCACGCGGTTCCAAGTTAATGCCAGATAAAAAGGATTTCGGTTATAGTTTTCCGTGCGATGGCCCGGGACGAGGGTACTTGTGATATTTCGGCATGGGACGCATTTTATTTGGATGTTAAATACTATTGGATGGGTTACTTTTTATTGGCATTGGAAGCACATCACATTGTGGCAGGGTAACGTTTAATGAATCGTCCACTTATTTGATGGGCTGGCTGAGAGATTATTTATGGTTAAACTCTTCACAACAACTCAATGGATATAACCCCTTTGGTATGAATAGTTTATCGGTCTGGGCATGGATGTTCTTATTCGGACACATTTGGCATGGTGCTAGAATCTTGTTCAGAGGTGTTTTTGCTGGTAGTGACCCAGATTTCAAGTATATAAAAAACATTTCTCCAAAAGATTTTTTCATTACTACTACATAAAGCACTACATTACATAAACAACCACATATGCCTTTTACTAGAGCTTTAAAAGCATTAGGCCAACTACATTACTTAACTTATTTTCGAAACATAAAGATAGGCCTTAACAAGTAGAAAGTCactatttttagaattttttttctagTGGTTTTCCGGGACCGAAGGTGGCAACCCGCACAACGAGTTCTTCCTTCTCCGTCCGCAGCGCTTGCAGCCTCCTCTCCAAATCGCTTATGTCCTCTCTGGCAGCGGCAATGCGCGCTTCTTTTCTTGCAGGATCCTGTGTTCTAACACTTAGCAAAAGCGCGTTTAGCGTTCTACGGCGCCCTTGAATTGCATTTTGCAGGTTACTCATTTGGACATCAATTTGAGAAATCCTGTTTATATCAGCTATATCCATACGTGCTATTACTCAATTTCTTTGCTTTGATATTTGATGAAGTGAAGAGAGCCTCTATTTATAGAGTGGTAGAGTAATCTCGCCATGCGTCACCGAATTGGATGGCAGGCACAATTCTGACTAGTTCTCCGCACTACTTTATGCAGTTGAATACTATCATGCCTATTTAGTGAAAAACTGGCTGGCTCTGGCTACCAAATCACACTGCCTGTATGAACAAACAAACCTTGCACAACCAGCTTACGTAGAAAAGATTCCATATTCTATGCCAATAGACTCGTGACATCCATGTACTGAGTCGTCAAATGAGCCAGCCCAAGCTTATACGCATTGGCCCACAGGGTGCCCCACCCCAATAGGCCCCGAATGAAAGACCCAAGCCTACATGAACCATCCAAGAAAGTCCTACAATGAAGACTTGTGCTTTGGCCCTTCTGTGGGCTTTCATGCTTATCAAAAATGTAATCATTTTAAGGGTTTGGGATGTATTTTACGTGAAACTTAATCTATTTCCCACATTCTCAAGATCCTGATCCAGCCTTCTTCGCTAACGCTCAACCTCGCATCGCATCCTTACCTTAGGCTATCGAGCTTCGCAAGGAGATTGCCTTTCACCGAAAGCATAAGGGAATGTGACTAATCTCCGGGAATGGGCGGGGAGGCTGAGGGAGGACATAATCTCCTTAAGCCGCTCATATAGGAGTACCTTCAAGGATGAATGTAGGACAGATTTTTGAATGTTCACTTGGGTTAGCAGGGAGCCTGCTAGACAGGCATTATCGAATAGCGCTCTTTGGAAGGGTTAACCTCTTTTGTATATAAGCAGTCAAACAAGATCGGATTGAATCTAGCCTGACAAGCAAGCAATGGGAGTTCGAACCTCCCTCGATCTATTCTATGGTGATTAAAGCGCGTGTTTACCTTTTTGAAAATCTcctaagcatgaaaatttcctTAACTCAGAGAATGCTTTGGTACAGAATAAGCTGTTGGTTTAAATCAATGAATCTGTGTCTAAAGTTCATTCCAAGCTAGACAATGTCCATGAAAAGGTAACCCAACACTCAAGGTTAGAGATCTTATCTCTGCTCTCGAGTATCGACTGGCTACTATCTGGGAGGAACTTCAATAAAAGAAGAAGCGAGGCAGAAAACTTAAAGTTAATGAGAGACGCCATGCTCGCAAATGAGCAACCCGATCGGCAGTTCTTTTATGCGATAAGACGGGACTGGGCCGGTTTAAAACTCGAAGTCGTAATTAGGCCTGCCGTTCTTAAAGAGAAGAATGACGAAAAAGAGGATTTGACATAAAGAGAGGTCAAGTAAGAAGGAAGGAGATGAATGGAAAACAGcattgaaaaccaaattcagCCTCTGTCAGAGGTTTTCCTAAATCAAGAAGGGGCGCATCGGTAAAGACATTACATTACAGCTAACCGAACTGCGTAACCAAAGCGACTCCTCTTGACGGAAGAGGCGGGATCCTATTCCCCGATGTTCCTGTTCTTAAAACTCCATTCCCTGCGCCAGTACTTACTTCCTGCCTCTAGTTCGAACTTCTAGTACGACAAGACAAGTTGTGGTTATAATAATTATTGTAGTCTAAGTAAGAATCGATTCAAGAGGTCTCCAAGCAATCGCAGCTACTTTCTCTTCCACTGCCTTCTCTAAACCAGCAACAACGGATACGAGAAGAGCTGCAGCGGCTAGGCTTATAGCGCTTACGAGAGCAGCCTATGAGGATTCCCTTTCTATCAAGGCATGATCTTCCTTTTCTTTATCTCACTTCCTTCCTCAACACGGATTCATGGGAAGGGGAAAAGATCCGAACGTTAAAGAGCGGATAAGGAATAAGACCCGGTAAGCATCCCACAGCGAAGGGTAGAAGAATCAGTCTAAGGCTATGCTCTGGGTTCTGGGAAGGTAGTTCAGTCACACCCGATGGATAAGCAGTGATTCCTCTCTTAGCATCTTACCCGGCAAAAAGCCTTAAAGAATGAATAACAGGTATTGGACTGCTTTCAAAGGCAAGGGGGGGGATTACTCTTAACTAACTAAGCCTAAAGGCTATCCAGCTTAAGGATGAAATTCTTTAGAAGGCGGGCGGTAGCAAAGGCAGAAGGAAAAGGCTTAGTCACCAGTTTCATACGAACTCACGAAGAAGGAAGGATGCCGGGTCCTCCCCTTCCCTTGGGTTGACCGTAACTATTTAGTTTATACATCTAGTGTGACTAGAAGGCTTATTAATTCTTATTCCATTTCGTTTTGAAAGTAAGATGCTACTAAAACTTTAGTCTGTATACCCTTGCTTGAATTTAGGCTCTCTTAATAGGTAGTAAGTTGCTGTAGCGCATCAACCATGTCATTTTTTCCATATCCTACTATTCCTGTGGAAGTCTTTTTCATCTTGGGACTTTTCGTACGTTTTTCCTCCATTCCAGTAGCATTTTCTTCATCTGCTTATGTGTCTGCCGATGGTGATGCTGTTCTATATCTTGATTCTGTTTTAGACCTATAGGCTAGTATCCATCGATTAGCTCGGCTTGTCCTATGTTTTAGCTTAACTCATCGTATCGGCGGTTGTCTAAGGGCAACCCCTCTTGAAAGAAGAAATTCAATAGTGTTGGGGCTACTCACAAGAGATCCCCATGCATACTAGGAAGAAGAACCTGTTAACGAAAGAGAAATAAGAGAAAGCAAGTACACGATAGCTATAGATAGCTCTTCCTCTAGCACCCTATAAGAAAGGCCTTTGCTCAAGCCAAAAGGGATCAAGGAAGTACGAGCTAGTAAGATGGTTAGACCGCCCGGGAAGAACCCAGAGAAAGTACCTCTACAACAATAGATATTGTCCATACAAGGACTTTAAAGCCCTTCCTAAGTCAAGCATAAATCAAGGACAATCAACAAAGAAAGAACAACGAAGTAGCAACTCTTCACTTCGGAGCGGGAT
The Arachis stenosperma cultivar V10309 unplaced genomic scaffold, arast.V10309.gnm1.PFL2 arast.V10309.gnm1.Scaffold_100041, whole genome shotgun sequence genome window above contains:
- the LOC130960031 gene encoding LOW QUALITY PROTEIN: ATP synthase protein MI25-like (The sequence of the model RefSeq protein was modified relative to this genomic sequence to represent the inferred CDS: deleted 1 base in 1 codon) — encoded protein: MRLSSTNMQARKMLFAAIPSICAFSSKKISIYNEEMIVARCFIGFIIFSRKSLGKTFKVTLDGRIQAIQEESQQFPHPNEVVPPESNEQQRLLRISLRICGTVVESLPMARCAPKCEKTVQALLCRNLNVKSATLPNATSSRRIRLQDDLGTKFNLLVRRKFCPQCISKAEKIELIRESLVVLRINKTNRI